The window TGTTAGGATGCCGCGCCATGCAACGCCATGACTTTTCCTACGATTTGCCGCCCGAGCTGATTGCCCAGGTGCCGCTCGCCGAGCGCGGCGCCAGCCGCATGCTGGTGCTCGACGGCCGCACCGGGGCGCTGGAGGACAGCCGGTTCGCGACCCTGGACGCGCGACTGCATCCGGACGACCTGCTGGTGTTCAACGACACCCGGGTGATTCCCGCCCGGCTGCGTGGCGAGAAGGCCACCGGGGGCCGGGTGGAGGTGCTGATCGAGCGGGTGCTGGACAGGCGACGCGCGCTGGCCCACGTCCGGGCCAGCAAGTCGCCCCGGCCGGGCAGCGAACTGCGCCTGGAATCGGCGCTCGATGTGAGGGTGCTCGG of the Thiohalobacter sp. genome contains:
- a CDS encoding S-adenosylmethionine:tRNA ribosyltransferase-isomerase — encoded protein: MQRHDFSYDLPPELIAQVPLAERGASRMLVLDGRTGALEDSRFATLDARLHPDDLLVFNDTRVIPARLRGEKATGGRVEVLIERVLDRRRALAHVRASKSPRPGSELRLESALDVRVLG